One Phycisphaerae bacterium RAS2 DNA window includes the following coding sequences:
- a CDS encoding hypothetical protein (CARDB) — protein sequence MFPNQVLRLPRKCSRLMCLSAWAITLIACSLANAQVYGPDLYVQSITPSVANPTIGQHFNTTITVRNNGNLDAGPFYLLLHSDRASEPTTPCGDYETFAYFNYGLAAGQSSSITVETWYETGGSHTFWAWVDGCNSVGELNENNNKTSRTFQIAQPDLIVQSITPSVATPTLGVPFTMSVTLRNQGAVAAGPFYLLIDRDRTSAPNLECAGELSEYIPGLAANTTVTKQYSVTYTTGGAHTFWARVDGCGDVTESNENNNRSSRTSQVPAPDLVVHSISSPPSFIFLNSNHAMSAVIKNNGTVASNPCVVHVYKNSALEPMVACSGELSISVPTIAPGQTHPISFTVNYNTTGNKNLWLWADSCLNVSELSETNNKRSVTMPVRRGPNLVVDSITPTDSPVRQLNSTSVDVVIRNAGDAPTPSNKAIKVNAFFNLSSEPNSPCTSPDRVFFSDPLAAGQTRTLRFTGVTYWLPGLHRFWAIVDPCDDIRESSGSDNARSKSIDVHLPM from the coding sequence ATGTTCCCAAACCAGGTCCTTCGACTCCCCCGAAAGTGCTCACGCCTTATGTGTCTTTCTGCCTGGGCGATCACTCTGATCGCGTGCAGCCTCGCGAATGCCCAGGTGTATGGCCCCGACTTGTATGTTCAGAGCATCACGCCAAGCGTGGCGAACCCGACGATTGGGCAGCACTTCAACACGACGATCACGGTGAGAAACAACGGCAATCTCGATGCCGGGCCGTTCTACCTGCTTCTCCACTCCGACCGGGCCTCGGAACCCACCACGCCATGCGGCGATTATGAAACGTTCGCCTACTTCAATTACGGTCTCGCGGCCGGGCAAAGCTCTTCGATCACGGTTGAAACATGGTACGAAACCGGCGGCTCGCATACCTTCTGGGCGTGGGTCGATGGTTGCAACAGCGTCGGCGAGTTGAACGAAAACAACAACAAGACGTCGCGAACGTTTCAGATTGCACAGCCGGACTTGATCGTGCAGAGCATCACGCCAAGCGTCGCAACCCCCACGCTGGGCGTGCCGTTCACCATGAGCGTCACACTTCGCAACCAAGGCGCCGTGGCGGCCGGACCGTTCTACCTGCTCATCGACCGGGATCGCACATCAGCACCGAACCTGGAATGCGCCGGCGAGCTGTCGGAATACATTCCCGGCCTCGCCGCTAACACGACGGTAACGAAGCAATACTCGGTGACTTACACGACCGGTGGAGCGCACACGTTCTGGGCCCGCGTCGATGGCTGCGGCGACGTGACCGAATCCAACGAGAACAACAACCGTAGCAGCCGCACGAGCCAGGTGCCCGCTCCGGACCTGGTGGTTCACTCAATCAGTTCGCCCCCCAGCTTCATCTTCCTGAACTCGAACCACGCGATGTCCGCCGTCATCAAGAACAACGGCACGGTCGCCTCGAATCCGTGCGTCGTGCATGTTTACAAGAACAGTGCTTTGGAGCCTATGGTTGCCTGTTCCGGCGAGCTTTCGATCTCCGTTCCCACCATCGCCCCGGGGCAAACCCATCCCATCAGCTTTACGGTGAATTACAACACCACGGGAAACAAGAATCTGTGGCTCTGGGCCGACTCGTGCCTGAACGTCTCGGAATTGAGCGAGACCAACAACAAGCGCAGCGTCACCATGCCCGTCCGGCGCGGCCCCAACCTGGTCGTTGACAGCATCACGCCGACGGATTCACCGGTCCGCCAGTTGAACTCGACGTCTGTCGATGTGGTGATCCGCAACGCCGGCGACGCCCCGACTCCCTCAAATAAGGCGATCAAGGTCAACGCGTTCTTCAATCTGTCCAGCGAGCCGAACAGCCCGTGCACGTCGCCTGACCGGGTCTTTTTCTCCGATCCGCTCGCAGCGGGTCAGACTCGAACGCTTCGCTTCACCGGCGTGACATACTGGCTGCCGGGGCTGCATCGGTTCTGGGCGATTGTCGACCCCTGCGATGACATTCGCGAATCGTCCGGCAGCGACAACGCGCGAAGTAAGTCGATCGATGTCCATCTGCCGATGTGA
- a CDS encoding RNA polymerase sigma factor codes for METTRASLLLRIRDRDDSAAWAEFDAIYRPILTRLCMARGFDQSGTDDIVQQCMLTVHRHIGGFEYDQAKGRFKSWLRTMAINQMKNQWRGQQEVQGGTSLGVGEAASIESPEQAFDKIWMEEHLSYCLQAIRNEIEPHAYEAFRLYALEERSPEEVCAQVGMEPAQLYRLKYKVTQRLADKMRELLGDEELEAE; via the coding sequence ATGGAAACCACGCGCGCTAGCTTGCTTTTGCGAATCCGCGACCGGGACGATTCTGCGGCCTGGGCCGAATTCGACGCCATCTACCGCCCGATCCTGACCCGGCTGTGCATGGCTCGTGGGTTCGACCAATCGGGGACCGACGACATCGTGCAACAATGCATGTTGACCGTGCATCGCCACATCGGCGGATTCGAATACGACCAGGCCAAGGGTCGGTTCAAGTCGTGGCTTCGCACCATGGCGATTAACCAGATGAAGAATCAGTGGCGCGGGCAACAGGAGGTGCAGGGGGGGACTTCGTTGGGCGTCGGTGAGGCGGCATCCATCGAATCACCGGAACAGGCGTTCGACAAGATCTGGATGGAAGAGCATCTTTCGTATTGCCTCCAGGCAATCCGCAATGAGATCGAGCCCCATGCGTACGAAGCGTTCCGGCTCTACGCTCTTGAGGAGCGATCGCCCGAGGAGGTCTGTGCCCAAGTTGGAATGGAGCCGGCCCAACTGTATCGCCTGAAATACAAAGTCACGCAGCGCCTGGCGGACAAGATGCGTGAGCTGCTGGGTGACGAAGAGCTGGAGGCCGAGTAG
- the pkn1_1 gene encoding Serine/threonine-protein kinase Pkn1: MRLDQSCLTDADIHRLHAGELDDAVAAGAQAHMENCRECSRRSSSILALHDGLLHRLRGVRDRVQRANESKYPDQPDGQQNPATTKSAGLVGDAMQSMVSPGDSIGPFRLVRVLGEGGFGVVYLAEQEKPLRRRVALKLLKPGRDSAQVVARFDAERQALAMMDHPCVARVLDAGADRGRPYFVMEHVPGVPITAFCRDQRLGLHSKLKLFVQVCDAVQHAHQKGILHRDLKPSNILVMGEGTTAMPKVIDFGIAKAIGQPLTDTALQTMEGHFLGTPEYMSPEQAGSGQPVDSRTDVYSLGVLLYELLTDRLPFESSRLRASGPAEMLRIIQEDEPSPPSATPSTLAQQLAGDLDWITMKALDKDPSRRYASASEFAADINRHLNHEVVLASPPSRGYRIRKFVRRHRVGVAAWSAISLLMIAGLIGTSWGVFWALGERDRAKKAEQNESDLRQVAERSATEALQSSHSMKAVNDFMVKMLTKANQGEQKGNPDIKVRDALDEAANMLTAGEGPEDPVVEASVSEAIGETYRGLGLYDQAHAFLTRALDLRRKIYGEQHEDVAASMNGLALLLQDQGDFSGAVAMLRTCVSVYETIQVSDPIRLPTAYNNLGLVLYNFGQLEEAEKHLRRSVELHEAMPERKQRDYFAALNNLAMVLTDRGDLQAAIPLYDKAIRIGRELIGPDHPTVTTVEGNYGYVLMMQKNFSEAERMFRRTHDAGLRMLGPDHPEVALRVNNVGYVLQEQGKFGEAVPYYREALRIFLKTLGEGHRNLATVYLNLGYCLAMTSEFEEGERYLLTAMKGIIGKEGIRPEQTARAIQRVIDCYEAWHKAEPDGGHDRQAADWLEKLTQTTQPIESDP, encoded by the coding sequence ATGCGCCTCGATCAATCATGCTTAACGGATGCCGACATTCATCGGTTGCACGCGGGAGAGCTGGACGACGCGGTTGCGGCCGGTGCTCAAGCCCACATGGAGAACTGCCGGGAGTGTTCGAGGCGCAGTTCATCAATCCTGGCTTTGCATGACGGCCTCCTGCATCGCTTGCGAGGTGTGCGTGATCGCGTGCAACGTGCGAACGAATCGAAGTACCCCGATCAGCCAGACGGGCAACAGAATCCGGCGACCACCAAATCCGCGGGGCTGGTGGGCGACGCGATGCAATCGATGGTTTCGCCCGGCGACTCCATTGGACCGTTCCGATTGGTCCGTGTACTGGGCGAAGGGGGATTCGGCGTTGTGTACCTGGCCGAGCAGGAGAAGCCGCTTCGCCGTCGGGTTGCGCTCAAGCTGCTGAAGCCTGGACGAGATTCCGCGCAGGTCGTCGCACGGTTTGATGCGGAGCGGCAGGCGCTTGCGATGATGGATCACCCTTGCGTCGCGCGCGTACTGGACGCCGGCGCCGATCGCGGGCGCCCTTACTTCGTCATGGAGCATGTCCCGGGCGTCCCGATCACGGCATTCTGCAGGGATCAACGCCTCGGTCTTCATTCCAAACTGAAGCTCTTTGTGCAGGTCTGCGACGCGGTGCAACATGCGCACCAGAAGGGAATCCTCCATCGGGACCTCAAGCCGTCCAACATCCTCGTAATGGGCGAAGGGACGACAGCGATGCCCAAGGTCATTGACTTCGGCATCGCCAAGGCGATCGGCCAGCCTCTGACCGATACAGCCCTGCAAACGATGGAGGGACACTTCCTTGGCACGCCTGAATACATGAGCCCCGAGCAGGCAGGAAGCGGGCAGCCTGTCGATTCTCGTACCGACGTTTATTCATTGGGCGTGCTTCTCTACGAGTTGCTGACCGATCGTCTTCCATTTGAGTCATCGCGGCTTCGCGCAAGCGGCCCGGCGGAGATGTTGCGCATCATTCAGGAGGATGAACCGTCGCCGCCCAGCGCGACGCCGTCGACGCTCGCGCAGCAACTGGCGGGTGATCTCGATTGGATCACCATGAAGGCGCTGGACAAGGACCCCTCGCGGCGATACGCATCCGCATCCGAGTTCGCGGCCGACATCAACCGACATTTGAATCACGAGGTGGTGCTGGCCAGTCCGCCGAGCCGCGGCTATCGCATCCGAAAGTTTGTTCGCCGCCATCGCGTGGGCGTCGCGGCATGGAGCGCCATCTCCCTCCTGATGATCGCCGGATTGATCGGCACGTCGTGGGGCGTCTTCTGGGCGCTGGGTGAGCGCGATCGCGCGAAGAAGGCCGAGCAGAATGAATCAGACTTGCGGCAGGTCGCGGAGCGCTCCGCGACCGAAGCCCTTCAGAGCAGCCACAGCATGAAGGCGGTCAACGACTTCATGGTCAAGATGCTGACGAAGGCCAATCAGGGCGAGCAGAAGGGAAACCCCGATATCAAGGTGCGCGATGCATTGGACGAAGCCGCGAACATGCTCACTGCCGGAGAGGGTCCCGAAGACCCCGTCGTCGAGGCATCGGTCTCGGAGGCGATCGGCGAAACGTATCGCGGACTGGGGTTGTATGATCAAGCCCATGCATTTCTGACTCGCGCGCTCGACCTTCGCCGGAAGATCTACGGCGAGCAGCACGAAGATGTCGCCGCATCGATGAACGGCCTCGCCCTGCTGCTTCAGGATCAGGGGGATTTTTCCGGCGCGGTTGCGATGTTGCGAACGTGCGTGTCGGTTTATGAAACCATTCAGGTCTCCGATCCAATCAGGCTGCCGACCGCTTACAACAACCTCGGCCTCGTGCTCTACAACTTCGGCCAGCTCGAAGAGGCGGAGAAACACCTCCGGCGGTCCGTGGAGCTTCATGAGGCGATGCCGGAGCGAAAGCAGCGCGATTACTTTGCGGCACTGAACAACCTCGCCATGGTCCTTACCGATCGCGGCGACTTGCAAGCGGCGATTCCGCTCTATGACAAAGCAATTCGAATCGGTCGCGAGCTGATTGGACCGGACCATCCCACGGTGACGACCGTTGAGGGGAACTATGGCTACGTTTTGATGATGCAGAAGAACTTTTCCGAAGCCGAGCGGATGTTTCGCAGAACGCACGATGCCGGCCTACGGATGCTTGGTCCCGACCACCCGGAAGTGGCGCTGCGTGTCAACAACGTGGGCTATGTGCTTCAGGAGCAGGGCAAGTTTGGGGAGGCGGTTCCGTATTACCGGGAAGCGCTTCGCATTTTCTTGAAGACCCTCGGGGAAGGCCATCGAAATCTGGCGACTGTGTACCTCAACCTCGGCTATTGCCTCGCAATGACAAGTGAGTTTGAAGAGGGAGAGCGATACTTGCTGACCGCGATGAAGGGAATCATCGGGAAGGAAGGGATTCGCCCCGAACAGACCGCCCGAGCGATTCAACGCGTCATTGATTGTTACGAAGCCTGGCACAAGGCCGAACCCGATGGCGGCCACGATCGACAGGCGGCCGATTGGCTGGAGAAACTCACCCAGACGACTCAACCAATTGAGAGTGACCCTTGA
- a CDS encoding HNH endonuclease, translating into MAGGIFYPCAEPGCGVASPERYCERHRKQCRGTTQRGSSARSGRAFCGEALDGITRVHGTRASAARRGYGRRWQRLRLVVLKRDPVCRACGREASTDVDHILPKRAGGPDTLENLQGLCGPCHSRKTASGR; encoded by the coding sequence ATGGCGGGCGGGATCTTCTATCCCTGCGCGGAGCCGGGCTGCGGCGTGGCATCGCCGGAGCGGTACTGCGAACGGCACCGCAAGCAGTGCCGGGGCACCACGCAGCGGGGTAGTTCTGCGCGGAGCGGGAGAGCCTTCTGCGGTGAGGCGCTGGACGGCATCACGCGAGTTCACGGCACGCGCGCCAGCGCAGCCCGGCGCGGCTACGGCCGTCGTTGGCAGCGCCTTCGGCTCGTGGTGCTCAAACGCGATCCGGTCTGCCGCGCCTGCGGCCGTGAAGCTTCCACCGATGTCGATCACATCCTCCCCAAGCGCGCGGGTGGGCCGGACACTCTGGAAAATCTCCAAGGCCTCTGCGGGCCCTGCCACAGCCGCAAGACGGCATCGGGCCGGTAG
- the haeIIIM_2 gene encoding Modification methylase HaeIII yields MAARVGQTKKKVSGGQRKPRASKDGTLGANDIAPAPRKHACRAAPSSTAEPARRSISAPMVKPPYRVPSMAEIASVADSGYRALSLFAGCGGSCLGYRMAGVRVIWANEFIPAARETYAANHPGAVIDARDIRTIKPEDVLDAINLRAGELDLLDGSPPCASFSTAGNRAEDWGKVKKYSDTQQRTDDLFHEYARLLKGIQPKVFVAENVSGLVKGVAKGYYLEVLAALKACGYRVASRLLDAQWLGVPQARQRLIFIGVRNDLGMDPVFPKPLPYRYSVREALPWVVRGKYGANWRSADAPSPTVSASMARNPANNTQGLELVEAMRGGTRLIHDTRGNRPAKDFTDGPCPTITVGVDGCNSYHYQVVTPRDADELAAPRETSNAAPQIESESDITGYAVGREWDRLGAGQKGKYLNFIKPRIDRPCPTVTQTGGITGAASVVHPTERRKFSIAELKRICGFPDDFQLTGSYAQQWERLGRAVPPVMMSHIARAVRDGILCKLK; encoded by the coding sequence ATGGCTGCGCGAGTGGGTCAGACCAAGAAGAAGGTGAGCGGGGGTCAGCGCAAGCCACGCGCGTCGAAGGATGGGACGCTAGGCGCGAACGACATCGCGCCTGCGCCGCGAAAGCACGCGTGCCGTGCTGCGCCGTCGAGCACTGCCGAGCCCGCGCGGCGCTCAATCTCCGCGCCGATGGTGAAGCCACCCTACCGCGTGCCGTCGATGGCCGAGATTGCGTCGGTGGCCGACAGCGGCTACCGCGCCTTATCACTCTTCGCCGGCTGCGGCGGCAGTTGCCTCGGCTACCGCATGGCGGGCGTTCGCGTCATCTGGGCCAACGAGTTCATCCCCGCTGCGCGGGAGACCTACGCCGCCAACCATCCCGGCGCGGTGATCGATGCCCGCGACATCCGCACGATCAAGCCGGAGGACGTGCTCGACGCGATCAACCTGCGCGCGGGCGAGTTGGACCTGCTGGATGGCTCGCCGCCGTGTGCCTCGTTCAGCACGGCCGGCAACCGCGCCGAAGACTGGGGCAAGGTCAAGAAGTACAGCGACACCCAGCAGCGCACCGATGACCTTTTCCACGAATACGCGCGCCTGCTCAAAGGGATTCAACCAAAGGTCTTCGTCGCCGAGAACGTCAGCGGGTTGGTCAAGGGCGTCGCCAAGGGCTACTACCTCGAAGTGCTCGCAGCGCTCAAGGCCTGCGGCTATCGCGTGGCGTCCCGCTTGCTCGATGCCCAGTGGCTCGGCGTTCCGCAGGCGCGCCAGCGGCTGATCTTCATCGGTGTGCGGAATGATTTGGGAATGGACCCTGTGTTCCCGAAACCACTGCCCTATCGCTACAGCGTCCGCGAAGCGCTGCCGTGGGTTGTGCGTGGCAAGTATGGAGCGAACTGGCGATCTGCTGATGCGCCCAGCCCGACTGTCTCGGCATCGATGGCCCGCAACCCGGCCAACAACACGCAGGGGCTGGAACTCGTCGAGGCGATGCGCGGTGGGACGCGCCTGATCCACGACACGCGCGGCAACCGGCCGGCGAAGGACTTCACCGATGGGCCCTGCCCGACGATCACCGTCGGCGTCGATGGCTGCAACTCGTATCACTATCAGGTCGTCACGCCGCGCGATGCGGACGAACTCGCCGCGCCGCGCGAAACAAGCAACGCCGCGCCCCAAATCGAGTCCGAGAGCGACATCACCGGTTACGCGGTCGGTCGCGAATGGGATCGCCTTGGCGCGGGCCAGAAGGGCAAGTACCTCAACTTCATTAAGCCACGCATCGACCGGCCGTGCCCGACCGTCACGCAGACCGGCGGCATCACCGGCGCAGCCTCGGTAGTTCATCCGACCGAGCGGCGGAAGTTCAGCATCGCGGAGCTCAAGCGAATCTGCGGCTTCCCGGATGATTTTCAATTGACCGGCAGCTACGCCCAGCAATGGGAGCGGCTCGGGCGGGCTGTGCCGCCGGTGATGATGTCTCACATTGCCCGAGCCGTCAGGGATGGAATCCTATGCAAACTGAAGTAA
- the cmoA_2 gene encoding tRNA (cmo5U34)-methyltransferase, whose amino-acid sequence MQTEVMPTSEAPCMMTASPHTPEAPPRSDISLPEAVDHVMADGRWSFNEEVARVFDDMLARSIPQYDVMRKAVFDVGCRYVQPGTAIVDLGCSRGEALAPFIDRFGALNRFLGIEVSAPMLSACRHRFKGYIDCGVVDIRDLDLRKSYPPVAASLTLCVLTLQFIPIEHRARVLRDMYDRTVKGGAVILVEKVLGSSAGVDGLLTEEYYRLKAAHGYSCEEIERKKAALEGVLVPVAAKWNEDLLHSAGFGQVECFWRWMNFAAWVAVK is encoded by the coding sequence ATGCAAACTGAAGTAATGCCTACCAGCGAAGCCCCGTGCATGATGACGGCTTCTCCCCATACACCCGAAGCGCCGCCACGCAGCGACATCTCCCTGCCCGAGGCCGTCGATCATGTGATGGCTGATGGCAGGTGGTCGTTCAACGAAGAAGTCGCCCGGGTCTTCGATGACATGCTGGCCCGGTCGATCCCGCAGTACGACGTGATGCGCAAGGCCGTGTTCGATGTCGGTTGCCGCTACGTCCAACCCGGGACGGCCATCGTGGACCTCGGCTGTTCGCGCGGTGAAGCACTCGCACCATTCATCGACCGGTTCGGAGCGCTGAACCGCTTCCTCGGTATTGAGGTCTCGGCCCCGATGCTGTCGGCCTGCCGCCACCGGTTCAAGGGTTACATTGACTGCGGAGTAGTGGACATCCGCGACCTGGACCTACGCAAGAGCTATCCACCCGTCGCGGCGAGCCTGACCCTGTGCGTGCTGACGCTTCAGTTCATTCCCATCGAGCATCGTGCACGGGTGCTGCGCGACATGTACGACCGGACGGTCAAGGGCGGCGCGGTGATCCTCGTCGAGAAGGTGCTGGGCTCATCGGCCGGGGTCGATGGCCTGCTGACTGAGGAGTATTACCGTCTCAAGGCCGCGCACGGGTATTCATGTGAAGAGATTGAGCGGAAGAAGGCAGCGCTGGAGGGGGTTCTGGTGCCGGTGGCTGCCAAGTGGAACGAAGACCTGCTCCACAGCGCGGGCTTCGGTCAGGTGGAGTGCTTCTGGCGATGGATGAACTTCGCGGCGTGGGTGGCGGTGAAGTGA
- a CDS encoding Phage terminase, small subunit → MRGRKPIPTAIKRARGNPGKRPLNDHEPQPARAIPSCPEFLDEAAREEWHRVTVLLDRSGILSEIDGTLLAGYCQAYSRWQYAERQLQKYGPVVLSPDKKFPLPSPYLAIANKALEQMHKFCVEYGMTPSSRSRVTTVPRRVSNPEDPKNRFFPT, encoded by the coding sequence ATGCGCGGCCGCAAACCCATCCCGACGGCGATCAAGCGGGCGCGCGGCAACCCCGGCAAGCGGCCGTTGAACGACCACGAGCCGCAGCCAGCGCGGGCGATCCCGTCGTGTCCGGAGTTCCTCGATGAAGCGGCGCGGGAGGAGTGGCACCGCGTGACGGTGCTGCTGGACCGCAGCGGTATCTTGAGCGAGATCGACGGAACGCTGCTCGCGGGCTATTGCCAAGCCTACAGCCGGTGGCAGTACGCCGAGCGGCAGTTGCAGAAGTACGGGCCGGTGGTGCTCTCTCCGGACAAGAAGTTCCCGTTGCCCAGTCCTTATCTCGCGATCGCCAACAAGGCACTGGAACAGATGCACAAGTTCTGCGTCGAGTACGGCATGACGCCGAGTAGCCGCAGCCGGGTCACGACCGTCCCGCGGCGGGTGAGCAACCCGGAGGACCCGAAGAATCGGTTCTTTCCGACGTGA
- a CDS encoding Immunoglobulin I-set domain protein, whose product MSQPSFAKFCRPSLTNALLVLIVVSGRAPDASGQCGGEWTQLAPATSPSARSFHQMVFDTVRGEAVVFGGGNAGSINQTWTWNGSNWSQKSPASSPGATNDHAMAFDSVRGVAVLYNNGQTWEWDGSNWLQRLPASSPPPRDVPAMTFDSARAVTVLFGGTGATPLADTWEWNGSDWTQRFPATAPSGREGTALAFDSVRNVSVLFGGAAGASLNAETWEWDGVNWAQKSALVFPSARQNHAMVFDAVRAVTVLFGGQAASTNNETWEWNGTSWSLRLPLVAPSPRYAPGFTFDSVRNVAVLFGGQNGAAYLDDSWLWTGPLPFITMQPVAQSVSNGQSASFSVAASAGASPTFRWRRNGTALSDGNGLSGALTTMLTISSAGAAHVGSYDCVVSNSCGDVTSRPAALTVGGSCGACGAGSAMMMPVMVMGLLRMHRTRHGRFRNFRTPH is encoded by the coding sequence ATGTCGCAACCATCATTTGCAAAGTTCTGCCGGCCGAGTCTGACGAATGCGCTGCTCGTTCTCATTGTGGTTTCCGGCCGCGCGCCGGACGCATCCGGGCAATGCGGCGGCGAATGGACGCAGCTTGCGCCCGCGACCTCTCCCTCAGCTCGTAGTTTTCACCAAATGGTCTTTGATACAGTCCGTGGAGAGGCCGTGGTCTTTGGTGGAGGCAACGCCGGCAGCATCAACCAGACATGGACTTGGAACGGAAGCAACTGGTCGCAGAAGTCGCCCGCGAGTTCGCCCGGGGCCACAAATGACCACGCAATGGCATTCGACAGCGTTCGCGGCGTTGCCGTTCTCTACAACAATGGACAAACGTGGGAATGGGATGGTTCCAATTGGCTGCAGCGGCTTCCCGCTTCTTCTCCTCCCCCGCGGGATGTTCCAGCGATGACATTCGACAGTGCCCGAGCGGTGACCGTGCTGTTTGGCGGCACCGGCGCGACGCCGCTCGCGGATACCTGGGAATGGAACGGCAGCGATTGGACACAGCGATTCCCCGCGACGGCGCCTTCCGGCCGGGAAGGGACTGCTTTGGCCTTCGACAGCGTCAGGAATGTGTCGGTCTTGTTCGGCGGTGCCGCGGGGGCGAGCCTCAATGCGGAGACCTGGGAATGGGATGGCGTGAACTGGGCTCAAAAATCCGCGTTGGTGTTTCCTTCTGCGCGGCAGAATCATGCGATGGTCTTCGACGCGGTCCGAGCCGTGACCGTCCTTTTCGGCGGCCAGGCGGCGAGCACCAATAACGAAACCTGGGAGTGGAACGGCACAAGCTGGTCCCTTCGATTGCCGCTTGTTGCTCCCTCCCCCCGGTACGCGCCTGGTTTCACGTTCGATAGTGTGCGAAACGTCGCCGTGCTGTTCGGCGGCCAGAACGGAGCCGCGTATCTGGATGATTCATGGCTGTGGACGGGGCCGCTTCCATTCATCACGATGCAGCCGGTCGCGCAATCCGTATCGAATGGTCAATCGGCAAGCTTTTCGGTCGCGGCCTCGGCCGGGGCAAGCCCGACCTTTCGCTGGCGTCGCAACGGGACCGCGCTGAGCGACGGGAACGGGCTGTCAGGCGCGTTGACCACGATGCTTACGATCAGTTCAGCCGGTGCCGCGCACGTAGGGTCTTATGATTGCGTAGTGAGTAATTCGTGCGGCGACGTCACAAGTCGACCGGCGGCACTTACAGTCGGCGGTTCGTGCGGCGCTTGTGGCGCCGGGAGCGCTATGATGATGCCGGTGATGGTGATGGGCCTGTTGAGAATGCACCGTACGCGACACGGGCGTTTCCGAAATTTTCGGACGCCTCACTGA
- the tpl gene encoding Tyrosine phenol-lyase, translating to MKTIIEPFRIKSVEPIRMTTREQRERILREAHFNLFLVPAEDVLIDLLTDSGTGAMSSEQWAGIMRGDESYAGATSFFRFQERITELTGFDHILPTHQGRASERILFELVGGPGKVVPNNAHFDTTRANVEHSGARAVDLPIPEAADPANRHPFKGNMDVTALRRLITDVGAKQIPLVMVTITNNSGGGQPVSLENLRAVKAVCREHGLPLFLDACRFSENAYFIKRREPGMAGRSIREIVHEVFALADGATISAKKDGLVNIGGLLLLRDEKLLHAASNLLILTEGFITYGGLAGRDLEAMAQGFEEVVQEDYLAYRIRSVEYLGEKLTALDIPIVQPPGGHAIYIDAAALCPRIPAHQFPGQAVVCALYRAGGIRSVEIGSVMFGAAPTTAPGASASGSTGAVRPRLELVRLAMPRRVYTQSHIDYVIEAAAEVSAQRNALRGLRMTYEPPVLRHFTARFAELEPPA from the coding sequence ATGAAGACCATCATCGAGCCGTTTCGGATCAAGTCGGTCGAACCGATCCGCATGACCACGCGCGAGCAGCGGGAGCGCATTCTCCGTGAAGCGCATTTCAATCTTTTTCTCGTCCCGGCCGAGGACGTGCTTATCGATCTGCTCACCGACAGCGGCACGGGGGCGATGTCCTCCGAGCAGTGGGCCGGCATCATGCGCGGCGACGAGTCGTACGCCGGCGCGACGAGTTTCTTCCGGTTTCAGGAACGCATCACCGAGCTGACCGGCTTCGATCACATCCTTCCGACGCATCAGGGGCGGGCGAGCGAACGCATCCTGTTCGAACTCGTGGGCGGGCCGGGAAAGGTCGTGCCCAACAACGCACATTTCGACACGACGCGCGCGAACGTCGAGCATTCCGGCGCGCGAGCCGTCGATCTGCCCATCCCCGAGGCCGCCGATCCGGCCAACCGGCATCCGTTCAAGGGGAACATGGACGTAACGGCGTTGCGGCGACTGATCACGGATGTGGGCGCGAAGCAGATCCCCCTGGTGATGGTCACGATCACGAACAACAGCGGTGGCGGGCAGCCGGTCAGCCTCGAAAATCTTCGCGCGGTGAAGGCAGTGTGCCGCGAGCACGGGCTGCCGCTGTTTCTCGACGCATGTCGCTTTTCGGAGAACGCCTATTTCATCAAGCGGCGAGAGCCGGGCATGGCCGGCCGCTCAATCCGAGAGATCGTGCACGAGGTCTTCGCGCTGGCCGACGGCGCGACGATCAGCGCCAAGAAGGACGGCCTCGTCAACATCGGCGGCCTGCTCCTGCTGCGCGACGAGAAACTGCTCCACGCGGCCAGCAACCTGCTTATTCTCACCGAGGGGTTCATCACGTACGGCGGCCTGGCCGGGCGCGACCTGGAGGCCATGGCCCAGGGCTTTGAGGAAGTCGTGCAGGAGGACTATCTCGCGTATCGAATTCGCAGCGTGGAATACCTCGGCGAGAAACTGACCGCGCTCGACATTCCGATCGTTCAGCCACCGGGGGGGCACGCGATTTACATTGATGCCGCAGCGCTGTGCCCGCGGATTCCCGCGCACCAGTTTCCGGGCCAGGCGGTGGTGTGCGCGCTTTACCGCGCCGGTGGGATTCGGTCGGTCGAAATCGGCTCCGTGATGTTCGGTGCCGCGCCCACCACCGCGCCGGGAGCCTCCGCCTCGGGTTCGACTGGAGCGGTTCGGCCGCGCCTCGAGCTGGTCCGCCTTGCGATGCCCCGGCGGGTTTATACGCAGAGCCACATCGATTACGTCATCGAGGCAGCGGCGGAAGTTTCCGCACAGCGAAACGCGCTACGGGGACTTCGCATGACCTATGAGCCGCCCGTTCTTCGGCATTTCACGGCCCGATTCGCGGAACTGGAACCCCCTGCCTGA